The genomic stretch CGCTGCAGAAGTGTGGCCTATCACATGTCACTAGTGGCGTGGAATTCCCTCAGGGTTGGCTTCCCCTGGGGACCCCAGCAGCCCCTCATCCCTCAGCCCTGCCCCCTGTTGCTCCCATGGGAGTAAGAACAAAATCTGAAGTTTGTTATTAAATCGGTTCCATTTTTATTGGATTTGAACCAAATACAGCAGGATGAGGGGTGGGGGGGCTGAGGGGTCTTAGTTCAtgttgggatggggtggggggctcAGGGGGCTGGGAAATCCTAATATACGGATGCTCTGTGAACCCTAACCTGGCCGAGAATGCACCCCCTCCTGTCTTTGATAGGCTAAAGGCACTTGGATATCAATTTTGGGGGGCCCTTGGGGTTGTCATGGTAACCAGAGTCAGGCAGGTGCTAAGAAAAAAATTGGTTCTGCCCAATTCAGGGGTGGCGGTTGGGGTTGCACGAACTTCGGCCCTCACTCATGTCGAGCCCCCTGGGCCATCTGTACATCGTGGTGCAGGCCTGGGCCCTCCCGGCCACAGCTCAGGGAGAACGGGCCGTTGTCTCCTTCCAGCTCCTTCTGAAACTTTTGCTCAAAGCCTTCAGGGCTGAGCCggctttctctctgtttctctctggctgATCGATCTCAGAGCAGTCTTGAGGGATCCAGGATCCGAGTCAAGCCATCAAGCTCATCTGCAGGCCTGGCCTCTGAATACAGGGTAATAGGTTGGACCCTcagacccattttacagatgaggacactgatgGTCTAGGTGGTCTTCAGTCACCAGCTGAGATCACATAGCCGGGCAGGAGCAGAGCTGCTTTTGAGCCCTTCCCACAAAGTCCTGGAGGGTCTGTCCTAACCTCTTGGTTGGCAGCCAAGCCCCTTTCTGGCTGAGGTTTTGGCCCAACAATGGTTCCTGTCCCTGCCCCCAGCAATGTCCTAACTGTCCTCTGGAGGATGTGGAGGGGAGGGGCAAGAACTGGCTGTGAGGAGGCCAGGTCACAGATGGTCCCTGTGGTCCTGGTCTGGTGCCTGAATCCTTCTGCAAAACCTCAGCTCCTGCTTGTTTACCCCCCGTGACAGGATGCCCACCATCTGCAGAGCAACCGGGCGGTGACCTCAGGGAAGCTCTTCCTTGACCTGAGCCGCAGTCGGCCTGTGACCCCAGCTTTGGTCCTGGATCTGCCCCACCTCTGCAGGTGCAGAGACCGAGCTTCCTCCATCACCTTCTCCCGAGGACCCGGGTCCAGGCCTCCCTGCAGGGTGAAGCCCTTGTTCCCGCCTTGTTCTTGTCACTACACTGCACCGCATGTAGCCGGGACCCCCGGGAACCCCCTGTGCTCTTTGGTCTCCTTCCCCACCTGAGCCATGGGTCAGCAGGGCCGGCCATGATGGGGCCATGCTCAGGGCTTGTCTGAGGCCAGCTCAGAGGTCAGTGTGTACCTAGGGGCAAAAGTCCCTCCAGTAGACCCATTCAGAAGGACACTCAGCACCCCAGAAGCCATGGTCCTGCAGGGTGGCCACCTCTCCCTTGTGGGGTGGCCCTCTCTTGCCTGCTGTTCTGGGAAGCACGTGGCAGTGGAGGGAGGCGGAGGGCTGGGGTGACGGCTCCTTCTTGTGGACAGCCCTGCTGGGCTGTGGGGAGGACGGAGGACAGGGCGTGTGGACCCCGACTGTGACCACCGTGTGTGCTGGGTCCTCAGCAAGACCTGAGCCCAGGCCCCGAGGTCGGCTGGGAGATGCTCAGCTGAGCAGGCGCTGGGGTGGGCTGTGTGTCCCAGGTGTGAGCTGTGTCTCAGTTATGCGTTGTGCCTGTCCCAGGTGTGAACTGAGCATGTCCCTGGGGTGAGCTGTGCTCTCACGAgagccctgcctgcctctgtggtCAGCTCTGGTGCCCAGGGCTTGGTTTTAGTGTCAGCTGGGTGTGACGTGTGTGTCTCGGGTGTGAGCTGTGTGTGTCCCAGATGTGAGTTCTGTGTTCTGGGTGTGAGCTGTGTCCTGGGTGTGAGCTGTGTGTTCCAGTGTGAGCTGAGTGTGTCCTGGGTGTGAGCTGTATCCCGGGTGTGAGCTGTGTGTTCCACTGTGAGCTGTGCTTGTATCAGGTGTGAGCTGAGTGTGTCCTGGGTATGAGCTGTGTCCCGGGTGTGAGCTCTGTGTTCCGGGTGTGAGCTGTGTGTCCTGGGTGTGAGCTGTGTGTTCCGGGTGTGAGCTGAGTGTGTCCTGGGTGTGAGCTGTGTGTCCCAGGTGTGAGCTGTGTTTCCCGGGTGTAAGCTGTGTGTCCCGGGTGTGAGCTGTGTGTTCTGGGTGTGAGCTGTGCCTGTCCCGGGTGTGAGCTGTGTGTGTCCTAGGTGTGAGCTGTGTGTCCCGGGTGTAAGCTGTGTGTGTCCTGGGTGTGAGCTGTGTGTCCCGGGTGTGAGTTGCGCCTGTCCCGGGTGTGAGCTTTGCTCTCACGAGAGCCCTGCCTGCCCCTGTGGTCAGCTCTGGTGCCCCGGGTCTGGTTTTAGTGTCGGCTGGGTGTGAGGTGTGTTGCACCTGTGTGATTGGGTTCCAGGTGTGAGTGTGTCTCTGGGTGTGGGGTGTAGGATGGCCAGGTGTGAACAATGCAGACTTTCTGCGCACCCTCCCCTTGGGGCTGTGGGGCCCTTTGTGGGACCCGGGTGTCCACCGTCTCCACGATGCGATCTGTGTACAAAGGGCTGGGGGAGCGGAAGCCCAGGGCTTGGGGGCAGCAGTCTTGTGCCTCCTTGGTGTGAATTGCGGGCCCTGAGGATCCTGGGGTCTCTGAGCGCCCCCAGCCACTCCGGGTTGGTAGACGGGAGCCCATCCCCCCATCCTTGCAGCccgcacccccaccccccagctcAGCCACCATAGCAGGGACAGGAAGACGGGTTGAAATCTTTAGAAAACGCTTGAGAAACTGCAAAAAAGACGCATGCTGATGAAAAACAGTCCTGCGGTTGGGCGTCTACAAAAAAAGGGGAAGTTCTGCCTGGGGAGCGCCGTGCAGCCGCCCCCTTCCCCTCCGGAAAATGCATAGGTGGACACGCGAGGGACCGGCCcgcgggggaggggaggggagggtccGCCCTGGGGACCCCTCAGATCATCTTCATGTTGAACTTGCGCGCACCTCCCTGGCCCGCCGCGGCGGCCGGCCCATCCACCTTGCGGAAGGAGTACTCCACCGAGAAGTTGTTTTTGTGCTGCCCGCGGCCGCGGCTCCACACGAACAGCAGCACGAAGCAGAAGAGGACCACGCCCAGGAAGGTGATGCAGCCCATGGCGGTGGACACCAGGATGGTGGTGAGGTCGAGCGGCGCGCGCAGGGCCGCCAGCGTCTCGTTGTGGGCCTCGCCCGGGGTCCGGTTGGCGGCCGGCTCGGGGCGCACGGTCAGCGTGGCGAAGTAGGTGTCGTTGCCGCCCGCGTTGCTGGCCACGCACGTGTAGGTGCCGCTGTCCTGCGGCCGCGCGTCCTGGATCTCCAGCGTCCCCCCGGGGAGCACGCGCGCCCGGCCCGCGCTGGTGGCTGTCACCGGCCGGTGCTGGGGGGTCACCCAGGCCACGGTGGGCGCCGGCTCGCCCTCGGCGCGGCAGAGGAAGCGGACGTCTTCGCCCGCGGTGGCCGTGACGCGCTGCAGCCGCCGCTCCCGGATCTTGGGTTTGCGGCACACGAAGTACTCGAACAGCACGGAGTCCGGCAGGTTTCGCAGCGCGTCGCCGCGCACCTCGGCCGGGGTGGCGCAGGCCGGCAGCCGCCCGTCGAAGTTGAGGGTCTTGCGACGCTGCACGATCCACAGCAGGCGACAGTCGCAGGCCAGCGGGTTCCCGTCCACGCGCAGCGTCTCTAGCGTGTTCACCGAGTGGAAGGTGCTCTCCTCCAACGTGGAGAGCAGGTTGTTGGAGAGGTTGAGCAGGCGGATCTGGCGCAGGCCCAGGAAGGCCTGCGGCTCCACCACAGCCAGCAGGGCCCCGGCCAGGTGCAGCTCGCGCAGGCGGACCAGGTCCCGGAACGACCCCCGCGGCACCGTGCTGATGGGGTTGTGCGACAGATTGAGGCAGGTGAGGTGCGCCTGGTGCCGCAGCGCGGCGGCCGGCACGGCGGTGATGTTGGTGTGGGTGACCGACAGCGAGGTCAGGTTCAGGCCCCGCAGGCTGCCCGCCGCCACCTCCTCCAGCAGCGGCCAGTTGTCAATCTCCAGGTGCAGCAGCCCGGGCAGCCTGCGGAAGTTCTGGTCCTCCAGGGAGGCGATGGCCAGGTGGCGCAGCCGCAGGGCGCCCAGGCTGCGCAGATGGCCCAGCGACTCCCCGGACAGAGCCGTGAGGTTGCAGCGCTCCAGGGTCAGCTCCTCCAGGGCCAGCAGCCCCGCGAAGGCGCGGCGCGAGACGAACACCAGGTCGTTGTCGCCCACTTCCAGCCGGCGCAGGCTGTGCAGGTCCTGGAAAGTGTAGTCCAGCAGAATTACCAGCTTGTTCTCGCTCAGGTCCAGCAGCGTGAGGTTGTCCAGGCGCGTGAAGACCCCGGGCGGGATGAGCTTCAGCTGGTTGCCACGGAGACGCAGGACGCGCAGGCGCGGCAGGTTGGCGAAGGCGCCGGGCTCCACGTGCGCGATGGCGTTCTCGCTCAGGTCCAGCTCCTCCAGCGCGGGCAGCGCGGCCAGGTCGCCCGGGTTCAGGCAGCGGATGCGGTTGCGGCTGAGCTCCAGCAGGCGCGTCTCGGCCGGGATGCCGTCGGGCACGGCGGTCAGGCGGCGGCGCGTGCAGGCCACGGCGCGGGTCTGCGCGGTGCACTCGCAGCGGGCCGGGCAGCCTCCAGCCGGGGGCGGCGCCGCGGGCAGCAGGAGCAGGGGCAGGCTCAGGACGCACAGCCAGCAGGTCATGGTGCGGAGCGTGGGCCTAGGGCCGCGCCACCATCCTCCTGCGCACCTGCGGGCGGGCGGGGAGCGGGCAGCGTTAGCACCGTTAGCACCGAGCCCCCCTCCGCGGCGCCTCTGCC from Pan paniscus chromosome 20, NHGRI_mPanPan1-v2.0_pri, whole genome shotgun sequence encodes the following:
- the LINGO3 gene encoding leucine-rich repeat and immunoglobulin-like domain-containing nogo receptor-interacting protein 3: MTCWLCVLSLPLLLLPAAPPPAGGCPARCECTAQTRAVACTRRRLTAVPDGIPAETRLLELSRNRIRCLNPGDLAALPALEELDLSENAIAHVEPGAFANLPRLRVLRLRGNQLKLIPPGVFTRLDNLTLLDLSENKLVILLDYTFQDLHSLRRLEVGDNDLVFVSRRAFAGLLALEELTLERCNLTALSGESLGHLRSLGALRLRHLAIASLEDQNFRRLPGLLHLEIDNWPLLEEVAAGSLRGLNLTSLSVTHTNITAVPAAALRHQAHLTCLNLSHNPISTVPRGSFRDLVRLRELHLAGALLAVVEPQAFLGLRQIRLLNLSNNLLSTLEESTFHSVNTLETLRVDGNPLACDCRLLWIVQRRKTLNFDGRLPACATPAEVRGDALRNLPDSVLFEYFVCRKPKIRERRLQRVTATAGEDVRFLCRAEGEPAPTVAWVTPQHRPVTATSAGRARVLPGGTLEIQDARPQDSGTYTCVASNAGGNDTYFATLTVRPEPAANRTPGEAHNETLAALRAPLDLTTILVSTAMGCITFLGVVLFCFVLLFVWSRGRGQHKNNFSVEYSFRKVDGPAAAAGQGGARKFNMKMI